A genomic region of Bacillota bacterium contains the following coding sequences:
- a CDS encoding tRNA (cytidine(34)-2'-O)-methyltransferase — protein sequence MHVVMVNPEIPPNTGNVARLCALTGCSLHLVRPLGFFLDDKRMKRAGLDYWHLLDLRIHDSIEEVRQQLVGHNFYYATTKGKRAHSEVKYRHGDVVVFGPETRGLSEEVLEGNWESTIRIPMRDLPEARSLNLSNSVSIVVYEALRQLEYPGLT from the coding sequence CTGCATGTAGTAATGGTCAATCCTGAAATTCCCCCTAACACCGGAAATGTGGCACGTCTCTGCGCCTTGACCGGTTGCAGCTTACATCTAGTTAGGCCTTTAGGTTTTTTCCTCGATGACAAACGGATGAAACGGGCTGGGCTAGATTACTGGCACCTGCTGGATCTGAGGATCCATGACAGTATAGAGGAAGTGCGGCAGCAGCTGGTGGGACACAATTTCTACTATGCCACCACCAAGGGCAAGAGGGCTCATTCGGAAGTTAAGTACCGCCATGGCGATGTGGTGGTTTTTGGTCCAGAAACCCGGGGCCTTTCCGAAGAGGTCCTTGAGGGCAATTGGGAGAGTACTATCCGCATTCCCATGCGGGACCTTCCCGAAGCTCGTTCCTTGAACCTGAGTAATTCCGTTTCCATCGTTGTCTATGAGGCCCTGCGCCAATTGGAATATCCCGGTTTGACTTAA
- a CDS encoding DUF1343 domain-containing protein, whose protein sequence is MAIPVVIGIDKLAADYASILENRRVGLITNQAAVNAKLISTVDILYNAIGTQMTTLFAPEHGVRGVLPAGAEVADEVDPQTILPVYSLYGENREPTAAMLQKVEVLIIDLPDIGCRYWTYLSTLFYALRAAGRHQIPSIVLDRPNPITGSHVAGNILEKEFTSFVGIAQIPIRFGMTIGEMARLFNEVYDLKADLTVITMDNWQRTLWYDETGLSWVAPSPNMPSLTTPLVYPGTCLIEGTNLSEGRGTTQPFELVGAPWLDGWQLAQHLNTQELPGVRFRPASFIPTYSKHSNQLCHGIQVHVIHREEFQPVRTGLHILAAIKERSKGQFAWLEPTSGTDRPFIDLLAGTDTLRRDIDRERHPDEIWEQWQEELTPWLELRRKYLIY, encoded by the coding sequence GTGGCAATTCCCGTTGTAATTGGGATCGATAAACTGGCGGCTGACTATGCCAGCATATTGGAAAACCGCCGGGTGGGACTGATTACTAACCAGGCTGCAGTTAACGCTAAACTGATCAGTACCGTGGATATCCTGTATAATGCCATCGGGACCCAAATGACCACCCTTTTCGCCCCGGAGCATGGAGTTCGGGGGGTACTGCCCGCGGGCGCAGAAGTTGCCGATGAGGTGGACCCCCAGACTATACTACCGGTGTATAGTCTTTACGGCGAAAACAGAGAACCAACGGCCGCGATGCTGCAGAAGGTCGAAGTGCTCATCATCGACCTGCCGGACATTGGCTGCCGGTATTGGACCTATTTGTCCACACTGTTTTACGCCCTGCGGGCCGCTGGGCGCCATCAAATCCCCAGCATCGTTCTGGATCGACCCAATCCCATCACCGGCAGCCACGTTGCCGGGAATATCCTGGAAAAGGAATTTACCTCCTTCGTGGGTATTGCCCAAATACCCATTCGTTTTGGTATGACCATCGGTGAAATGGCCCGGCTGTTCAACGAGGTCTATGACTTGAAGGCCGATCTCACGGTGATTACCATGGACAACTGGCAGCGAACCCTGTGGTACGATGAAACGGGACTTTCCTGGGTGGCTCCCTCTCCCAATATGCCCAGCCTCACCACCCCACTGGTCTACCCTGGAACCTGCCTCATCGAAGGCACCAACCTGTCCGAGGGGCGAGGAACGACCCAACCCTTTGAGTTGGTGGGAGCACCCTGGCTCGATGGTTGGCAGCTGGCCCAACACCTAAATACACAGGAACTGCCGGGGGTGAGATTCCGACCGGCTTCCTTTATCCCCACCTACAGCAAACACAGCAACCAACTATGTCACGGGATTCAGGTTCATGTTATCCATCGGGAAGAGTTTCAACCGGTTCGGACGGGATTGCATATCTTAGCGGCAATAAAGGAAAGGAGTAAGGGACAATTTGCATGGCTTGAGCCCACCTCCGGCACTGACCGCCCCTTCATCGATCTCTTAGCGGGAACCGACACGTTGCGCCGTGACATCGATCGGGAACGACACCCCGACGAGATCTGGGAACAGTGGCAGGAGGAGCTGACCCCCTGGCTGGAGCTGCGACGGAAGTATTTGATCTATTGA
- a CDS encoding ABC transporter substrate-binding protein yields the protein MKRSWLILIAVLIVALGLAYFTGMFGGREEPDVTPDGTHETRDQGRDRGTGRLVREETLYKAGHQWGPPTSFNPFSTAAAWPTGNEEILYETLFGYNLVSGKMEPILGKSMEWTDDSTLTVTLQPNTKWQDGKPLTAEDVVYTFELGKKYSVTFSPVWNYMTEAKVVDDRTIELTLNPDNPHKAMLEEYMGTIRIVPKHIWTEVEEKEGGIVRFANTEPVGSGPYKLSSYSQQQIVMVRDDDYWGIPIYGKPAPKYVVHPVFKSNDAGNLALERGEVDWSQNFIPEVWKMWEDKKLPIGTWFDEEPYHLPGSIPTLWINVNKYPLSLPEVRRALAYSIDYARIAETAVSRYSTPAKSSIIIPEGVPESKYYSEEDVEKYGWEYNPDKAREILEQELGATKGSDGIYVLPDGTRLGPFKAECPYGWTDWMTSLQVVASSARAVGIDVVTEFPEQPVWVDHRDSGNFDLLMDTPAGAQSPAQPWLRIRDSLDNRGVPDAGKGTAYRNFGRYSNPRIHELLDQVVVTTDENELKEIYREINRIYMQDVPTIPLQYRPVEFHVFNEKYWTGFPTADNPVAPPLHNFAGVRVYFNVKPAK from the coding sequence ATGAAACGCTCTTGGTTAATTCTCATCGCTGTGCTCATCGTGGCTTTGGGACTGGCCTACTTCACCGGAATGTTCGGTGGCCGGGAAGAGCCCGATGTCACTCCCGATGGTACCCACGAGACCCGTGATCAGGGCCGTGATCGCGGTACAGGACGTCTAGTTCGAGAAGAAACTCTGTACAAGGCCGGTCATCAATGGGGACCGCCTACGAGCTTTAACCCTTTTAGTACCGCCGCTGCTTGGCCAACGGGAAATGAGGAAATCCTCTATGAGACCCTCTTTGGCTACAACTTGGTTTCCGGTAAGATGGAGCCCATTCTCGGCAAGAGCATGGAATGGACCGATGATTCAACATTGACCGTTACCCTCCAACCAAACACCAAATGGCAAGACGGCAAGCCCTTGACGGCCGAGGACGTGGTCTACACCTTCGAACTTGGCAAGAAGTACTCCGTCACCTTCAGTCCTGTTTGGAACTACATGACTGAAGCCAAAGTGGTGGACGATCGGACCATCGAGCTGACCCTCAATCCCGACAATCCCCACAAGGCAATGCTGGAGGAGTATATGGGCACCATTCGGATCGTTCCAAAGCACATCTGGACAGAGGTTGAGGAAAAGGAAGGCGGAATTGTCCGGTTCGCTAACACCGAACCCGTTGGTTCCGGACCCTACAAACTCTCCTCCTACTCACAGCAACAGATTGTGATGGTACGGGACGATGATTACTGGGGCATTCCCATCTACGGAAAGCCGGCTCCCAAGTACGTCGTCCACCCTGTCTTCAAGAGTAACGACGCCGGAAACCTGGCCCTGGAGCGAGGCGAGGTAGACTGGTCGCAAAACTTCATCCCAGAGGTTTGGAAGATGTGGGAAGACAAGAAGCTTCCCATCGGGACTTGGTTTGACGAGGAACCATACCATCTGCCGGGTTCGATTCCAACCCTGTGGATCAATGTGAACAAGTACCCCTTAAGTCTTCCCGAGGTACGTCGGGCCCTGGCCTACTCCATTGACTATGCCCGCATCGCGGAGACCGCGGTCTCCCGTTACTCGACGCCGGCAAAGTCCAGTATCATCATTCCCGAAGGCGTTCCCGAATCCAAGTATTATAGCGAAGAGGACGTCGAGAAATACGGATGGGAGTACAATCCCGACAAAGCTAGGGAGATCTTAGAGCAGGAGCTGGGAGCAACCAAGGGCAGTGACGGGATCTACGTACTTCCCGATGGCACCCGCCTGGGACCCTTTAAGGCTGAATGTCCCTACGGGTGGACGGACTGGATGACCAGTCTCCAAGTTGTCGCCAGCAGTGCCCGGGCCGTTGGTATCGATGTAGTTACTGAGTTTCCGGAGCAACCGGTATGGGTTGACCACCGGGATTCTGGCAACTTCGACTTGCTGATGGACACGCCCGCAGGTGCTCAGTCCCCGGCCCAACCGTGGCTGCGGATTCGGGATAGTCTAGACAACCGAGGGGTTCCTGATGCCGGCAAGGGAACGGCCTACCGCAACTTCGGACGGTACAGCAACCCGAGAATCCATGAATTGCTGGACCAAGTTGTCGTCACCACCGATGAGAATGAGCTGAAGGAAATCTATCGTGAAATCAACCGGATCTATATGCAGGACGTCCCAACGATCCCGCTGCAGTATCGTCCCGTTGAGTTTCACGTCTTTAACGAGAAGTACTGGACTGGATTTCCCACTGCGGACAATCCCGTCGCTCCACCGCTTCACAACTTCGCCGGGGTGAGAGTGTACTTTAACGTGAAGCCGGCGAAGTAG
- a CDS encoding ABC transporter permease has protein sequence MLTSGFSRYLSRKIAWYGLALIIAIALNFFLTRLIPGNPVQSMLSQLTQGGGVSSESLERLYQTYMREFGLDKPLHVQFFEYLGKVFRGDLGTSFMLYPGKVMNLIGEALPWTLGIQIPAILVGWLVGNILGALASYKGGKFDGTIFTTALVFSNIPYYGFAILLVYVFAANLGWFPLSGGYSMGMFPGWNLEFFVDVLRHWTLPFLSMILVAIGGQAIGMREMAVYELTSDYVNYSKALGLRDKKIVKYVFRNAMLPQITGLALSFGTMVGGALVTESVFSYPGMGSLLFSAIRQNDYPVIQGVTLIITLTVLLANFLVDIAYGFIDPRVRASQLGER, from the coding sequence ATGCTAACAAGTGGATTCAGCAGATATCTTAGCAGGAAGATAGCCTGGTACGGGCTGGCTCTGATCATCGCCATCGCACTCAACTTCTTTCTCACCCGCCTGATTCCCGGCAACCCGGTGCAGTCTATGCTCAGCCAATTGACTCAAGGCGGCGGAGTATCTAGTGAGTCCTTGGAACGATTGTATCAGACTTATATGCGGGAGTTTGGATTGGACAAACCCTTGCATGTACAGTTCTTTGAATACCTTGGCAAGGTGTTTAGGGGAGACTTGGGCACATCTTTCATGCTTTATCCCGGTAAGGTGATGAACCTCATCGGCGAAGCTCTGCCCTGGACATTGGGAATCCAGATTCCCGCTATTTTGGTGGGATGGTTGGTGGGAAATATCCTTGGAGCCCTGGCTTCCTACAAGGGTGGAAAGTTTGACGGAACTATCTTTACAACGGCACTGGTCTTTTCCAACATTCCTTACTACGGTTTTGCTATCTTACTGGTCTATGTCTTTGCCGCCAATCTCGGCTGGTTCCCTTTGTCCGGCGGGTACAGTATGGGAATGTTCCCCGGATGGAATCTCGAGTTCTTTGTCGATGTCCTCCGGCACTGGACGCTACCCTTCCTCTCTATGATTCTGGTAGCCATCGGCGGACAAGCCATTGGAATGCGAGAAATGGCGGTTTACGAACTGACCTCTGATTATGTCAACTATTCTAAAGCACTTGGACTCAGGGACAAGAAGATTGTGAAGTACGTATTCCGCAATGCCATGCTGCCCCAGATTACTGGTCTGGCCTTATCCTTTGGTACTATGGTGGGTGGAGCTTTGGTTACGGAATCGGTCTTCTCCTATCCCGGCATGGGAAGTCTTCTGTTCTCGGCCATTAGGCAAAACGATTATCCGGTAATTCAAGGTGTAACCCTGATCATCACCTTGACGGTGCTGCTGGCTAACTTCCTAGTAGACATCGCTTACGGATTCATCGACCCCCGAGTCCGAGCATCGCAGTTAGGAGAGCGATAA
- a CDS encoding ABC transporter permease, whose translation MAEILTLSFKSRRFVVGFVLFILVLGFAFVGPMIHDQDPTQAVGGLYNAPSVKAPLGTDNLGHDVLSQLMHGTKTSLLVGLIAGIVAIVIGVAVGSLAGYLGGIADEILMGLTNVFITIPPIVFLILLSVSVTNRSAIGMGVIIGMTGWPWTARAVRAQASSLRTRGHVDLARITGISTVEMVIKEILPYMFSYIFMAFILQLTGAIANEATLSMLGLGPSNVVSLGMMLHWALLWEAVRVGAWWAFVPPVIFLTVISFSLMLMNSGMDEIFNPRLRK comes from the coding sequence ATGGCGGAAATCCTTACCCTATCCTTTAAGTCGAGACGATTCGTTGTCGGTTTCGTGCTCTTTATCCTGGTGCTTGGATTCGCCTTTGTTGGTCCAATGATTCATGATCAGGACCCTACCCAGGCCGTTGGTGGACTTTATAACGCTCCATCGGTCAAGGCCCCCCTGGGAACTGACAACCTGGGACACGACGTTCTCAGTCAGTTGATGCACGGAACCAAAACATCACTTCTGGTCGGACTCATTGCCGGAATCGTCGCCATTGTCATCGGCGTGGCCGTCGGCTCCTTGGCAGGCTATCTTGGGGGAATTGCCGACGAAATCTTGATGGGTCTGACTAACGTCTTTATTACTATTCCCCCAATCGTATTTTTGATTCTGTTGTCGGTCTCGGTGACCAACCGTTCGGCCATTGGAATGGGAGTAATCATCGGGATGACCGGTTGGCCGTGGACAGCACGGGCTGTGCGGGCGCAAGCCTCCAGTCTGCGAACCAGAGGACACGTTGACCTGGCTAGAATCACCGGCATTAGCACGGTGGAGATGGTCATCAAGGAAATTCTCCCCTATATGTTCTCTTATATTTTCATGGCCTTCATTCTGCAGCTGACAGGCGCAATTGCCAACGAAGCTACCTTGAGTATGTTGGGTCTTGGTCCCAGCAACGTGGTCTCCCTAGGTATGATGCTCCACTGGGCATTGCTTTGGGAAGCCGTTCGAGTCGGAGCCTGGTGGGCCTTTGTTCCACCGGTAATCTTCTTGACAGTTATTTCCTTCTCACTAATGCTGATGAACTCCGGCATGGACGAGATCTTCAATCCTAGACTAAGGAAGTAG
- a CDS encoding ABC transporter ATP-binding protein: MKNKLLTARDIKAYYRLVDGQEVKAVDGVSLDLYEDEVVGIAGESGCGKSSFASVLGLTYNPPLYVNSGEMLVQGKDIFKMNKEELRRDIRGQYISVVPQGAMNALNPTQKIGSFVIDVIREHYPERTPEEALNLARERMEALGLPARVLDSYPHQLSGGMKQRTIIVISTLLNPKVLIADEPTSALDVSSQKVVIRLMLELLRKKIIRNIVFITHELPLLRHFADRVAIMYAGQMAELGPMEDVIFDPMHPYTQALMGSMLTAEPGTKSREITGIPGVPPDLKNPPKGCRFADRCPYATEKCRTEQPQPRRVGDRTVWCHCTEHINLPQTATENRKSS; this comes from the coding sequence ATGAAGAATAAATTGCTAACTGCTAGGGATATCAAGGCATACTACCGCCTCGTGGACGGTCAGGAGGTCAAGGCCGTTGACGGAGTATCCCTGGATTTATATGAGGACGAAGTTGTCGGTATCGCCGGAGAGTCTGGATGCGGCAAGAGCAGTTTCGCATCGGTGCTGGGTTTGACCTATAACCCACCCCTGTACGTTAACTCCGGTGAAATGTTGGTCCAAGGTAAAGATATCTTCAAAATGAACAAGGAAGAGCTCCGACGGGACATTCGCGGCCAGTATATCTCCGTGGTGCCCCAAGGAGCGATGAACGCCCTGAATCCAACACAGAAAATCGGCTCCTTCGTGATTGACGTTATTCGGGAACACTATCCCGAAAGGACGCCGGAAGAAGCTTTAAATCTGGCTCGGGAGCGGATGGAGGCCTTGGGGCTTCCCGCCCGGGTGCTGGACAGCTACCCCCACCAACTAAGTGGTGGAATGAAGCAGCGGACTATTATCGTCATCTCTACTTTGCTGAACCCGAAGGTACTCATCGCCGACGAACCAACCTCGGCTTTGGACGTCTCTTCTCAGAAGGTAGTTATTCGACTGATGCTGGAGCTGCTTCGGAAGAAGATCATTCGCAATATCGTATTCATTACCCACGAGCTGCCATTGCTGCGGCACTTCGCCGACAGGGTTGCCATCATGTATGCTGGACAAATGGCTGAGCTGGGGCCAATGGAAGATGTGATCTTCGATCCAATGCACCCCTACACCCAAGCCCTGATGGGCTCGATGCTCACTGCCGAGCCCGGCACTAAGAGCCGAGAAATTACGGGAATTCCCGGTGTTCCACCGGACCTGAAGAATCCGCCTAAGGGCTGTCGATTTGCCGATCGCTGCCCCTATGCAACGGAAAAATGCAGAACTGAACAACCACAACCTAGAAGGGTAGGTGATCGGACAGTATGGTGTCATTGCACGGAGCACATCAACTTGCCACAGACAGCAACAGAAAACAGGAAGTCATCCTAG
- a CDS encoding ABC transporter ATP-binding protein: MVSLHGAHQLATDSNRKQEVILEVKNLTKVFGLGKNATKAVNDVSFSVGKGEIVSLLGESGSGKTTIARMLLKLSQPTSGSIVFKGQDITGMKKSRQTREYWTHVQAVFQDPFSSFNSFYSVRRFLTNSFRLLPNRPSPEEQEQRIQGAMRNVGLNANELLSKRPHELSGGQRQRIMIARIFLINPEVLIADEPTSMIDASSRAGILKILLEMREKLGMTIIFITHDIGLAYYTSDRLLVMSQGKIVEQGPADRIIAHPQHDYTQRLLRDVPVLERKWDI; the protein is encoded by the coding sequence ATGGTGTCATTGCACGGAGCACATCAACTTGCCACAGACAGCAACAGAAAACAGGAAGTCATCCTAGAGGTCAAGAATTTGACCAAGGTCTTTGGCCTAGGCAAAAACGCTACCAAAGCCGTGAACGATGTCTCCTTCAGCGTTGGCAAAGGGGAAATTGTCTCCCTGTTAGGTGAAAGCGGCAGCGGCAAGACTACCATTGCCCGCATGCTCCTGAAGCTATCTCAACCCACTTCCGGGAGCATCGTCTTCAAGGGCCAAGATATTACCGGGATGAAGAAGTCCCGTCAGACCCGGGAGTACTGGACCCATGTCCAGGCGGTCTTTCAGGATCCCTTTTCATCCTTCAACAGTTTCTATTCTGTGCGCCGGTTCTTGACCAACTCCTTTCGCCTACTGCCCAACAGGCCAAGCCCAGAAGAACAGGAACAGCGGATTCAAGGGGCGATGCGAAACGTTGGCCTGAACGCCAATGAGCTGCTGAGCAAGCGTCCCCATGAACTCAGCGGGGGCCAGAGGCAGAGAATCATGATCGCCCGAATCTTTCTCATTAATCCCGAGGTCCTCATCGCCGATGAGCCCACCTCGATGATTGATGCCTCCAGTCGAGCGGGAATCCTGAAAATTCTCCTGGAGATGCGAGAGAAGTTGGGCATGACCATCATCTTTATTACCCACGACATCGGCCTGGCATACTACACCAGTGATCGACTCCTGGTAATGAGTCAGGGCAAGATCGTGGAGCAAGGCCCGGCAGACCGGATTATTGCTCATCCGCAGCATGATTACACCCAGAGACTCCTCCGGGATGTTCCGGTCCTAGAGAGAAAGTGGGATATTTAA
- a CDS encoding sulfatase-like hydrolase/transferase, with translation MSDRPNVLVFFTDQQRWDTTGVHGNPLDLTPNFDAMARRGTHFCHAFTCQPVCGPARASLQTGLYATATGCFRNAIPLAAHHNTLAHYFKAAGYHTGYIGKWHLASRDPVPKEERGGYDYWLAANTLEFTSDAYDTNLYDNDNRLVKLPGYRVDALADAAIRYIDAHKTGDPFFLFLSFLEPHHQNHRDDYPAPEGYAQRYQGRWTPPDLQALGGSAPQHLGGYYGMVKRLDEALGRILDALKSLGLLENTVVVYTTDHGNHFKTRNGEYKRSLHDASIRIPLAIQGPGFNGGGQVQELVSLVDVPATLLDAAGIPIPEHMHGRSLLPLAKKEADPWPEEIYVQISESQVGRAVRTHRWKYGVVAPDKNGWDDPASLVYEEAYLYDLQADPYELTNLIGLESHQEVAEVMRQRLLCRMTAAGEEVAEILTAPLRTSGQRRVTPDEARQ, from the coding sequence ATGAGTGATAGACCTAATGTCCTAGTGTTTTTCACCGATCAGCAGCGCTGGGACACCACCGGTGTTCACGGCAATCCCTTGGACTTGACGCCGAATTTCGATGCCATGGCTCGCCGGGGAACCCACTTTTGCCATGCCTTTACCTGCCAACCGGTCTGTGGTCCTGCCAGAGCCTCACTCCAAACGGGATTGTACGCCACGGCCACGGGCTGTTTTCGCAACGCAATTCCCTTAGCCGCTCACCATAACACCTTGGCCCATTACTTCAAGGCCGCGGGTTATCACACCGGGTACATTGGAAAATGGCATTTGGCCTCCCGGGATCCCGTCCCCAAGGAGGAGCGGGGAGGGTACGATTACTGGCTGGCAGCCAATACCCTGGAGTTTACCTCCGATGCCTACGACACCAACCTCTATGACAACGACAACCGGTTGGTCAAGCTTCCCGGATACCGCGTAGATGCCCTCGCCGATGCCGCAATTCGCTACATCGATGCCCACAAGACCGGCGATCCCTTTTTCCTTTTCTTGTCCTTCCTAGAGCCCCATCACCAAAACCATCGCGACGATTACCCGGCTCCCGAGGGTTATGCCCAGCGCTACCAGGGCCGCTGGACTCCGCCGGACTTGCAGGCCCTGGGGGGAAGTGCCCCGCAACACCTTGGTGGATACTACGGGATGGTCAAACGCCTTGACGAGGCCCTAGGTCGTATCCTCGATGCCCTCAAGAGCCTGGGATTATTGGAGAATACCGTTGTGGTGTACACCACTGACCACGGCAACCATTTCAAGACCCGCAATGGGGAGTACAAGCGTTCTCTGCACGATGCGTCCATTCGGATACCGCTGGCCATCCAGGGTCCGGGATTCAACGGCGGTGGACAGGTGCAGGAGTTGGTGAGTCTAGTGGATGTCCCGGCGACCCTGCTGGATGCAGCGGGAATCCCGATACCGGAGCACATGCATGGCCGTTCCCTGCTTCCCTTGGCGAAGAAGGAAGCTGACCCGTGGCCAGAGGAGATCTATGTCCAGATTAGCGAATCCCAGGTGGGCAGGGCTGTGAGAACCCACCGGTGGAAGTACGGCGTAGTGGCTCCAGACAAGAACGGGTGGGATGACCCTGCTTCCCTGGTCTATGAGGAAGCCTATCTCTATGATTTGCAGGCCGACCCCTATGAATTAACCAATCTCATCGGCTTGGAGTCTCACCAAGAGGTGGCCGAGGTTATGAGGCAGCGCCTGCTGTGCCGAATGACTGCAGCAGGGGAAGAAGTCGCGGAGATTCTCACCGCTCCTTTGCGCACCAGCGGGCAGCGCCGGGTCACCCCTGATGAGGCCAGACAATAA
- a CDS encoding NAD(P)/FAD-dependent oxidoreductase, translating into MYDVAIIGAGVMGCAIARELSRYQLQVLLLEKDIDVGVGATKANSGIVHGGYTAAHGTLKGELVVKGNRMYRQLEEELNFGFRQTGSLVVAFTDEEREILAQLQANGEKNGVQDLRILQREEALAREPALNPAIVAALYCGETGITSPYEFCIALAENAVANGVTLALNNEVKHIESKAQGFQLVTGADTYQARYVINAAGVYADTIAAMVGAQNFTILPRKGQYLLLSRGTGSLVNHVVFQTPGPQGKGVLVTSTYWGNLMLGPNAEDVTDREDLATETTALQDIIATAWRSVPQIDITKAIRSFSGIRPSSDRRDFIIEESRVPRFINVAGIDSPGLTSAPAIAQRVLQLLEELGVVLEPKADFNPRRRPITTFSPLQPMSEIVADVNRPPGDPLRIVCRCEQVREQTIVDAIHRGIPINSTDAIKRRTRAGMGACQGSFCTSRVKEIIARERGLAPEEIFLRGRQSGDFPARISSRELRQIAQGLQAPRQD; encoded by the coding sequence ATGTACGATGTTGCCATCATTGGAGCCGGAGTCATGGGCTGTGCCATCGCCCGGGAACTGTCCCGCTACCAACTGCAAGTTCTCCTTCTGGAAAAAGACATCGACGTTGGGGTCGGAGCGACCAAGGCCAACAGCGGGATCGTCCACGGCGGATATACAGCGGCCCACGGTACCCTGAAAGGGGAGTTAGTCGTCAAGGGGAATCGCATGTACCGACAGCTGGAGGAGGAGCTCAACTTTGGCTTCCGGCAGACGGGGTCTCTGGTAGTCGCCTTTACCGATGAAGAAAGGGAGATTCTGGCCCAATTGCAGGCCAATGGCGAAAAAAACGGCGTCCAGGATCTGCGGATTTTACAGCGGGAGGAGGCGCTGGCCCGGGAACCGGCACTGAACCCTGCCATTGTCGCTGCCCTCTATTGTGGGGAAACGGGAATCACTTCCCCCTATGAGTTCTGTATCGCCCTTGCCGAAAACGCCGTAGCCAATGGCGTCACCCTAGCTTTGAATAACGAAGTGAAGCACATAGAGTCCAAGGCCCAGGGCTTTCAGCTCGTCACCGGTGCCGATACCTATCAGGCCCGGTATGTGATCAATGCAGCGGGCGTCTATGCCGACACCATCGCCGCTATGGTAGGAGCCCAAAACTTCACCATCCTGCCCCGCAAGGGCCAGTACTTACTCCTGTCCCGAGGCACCGGGTCCTTAGTCAACCACGTAGTCTTCCAAACCCCGGGACCACAGGGCAAAGGCGTCCTGGTGACCTCCACCTATTGGGGAAATCTGATGCTGGGGCCCAATGCCGAGGATGTCACCGATCGGGAGGATTTGGCAACGGAAACCACCGCCCTGCAGGATATCATTGCCACCGCCTGGCGCAGTGTTCCCCAGATAGATATTACCAAGGCCATTCGCTCCTTCTCAGGGATCCGTCCCAGCAGCGACCGAAGGGATTTCATCATCGAAGAGTCGCGGGTACCAAGGTTCATCAATGTGGCGGGCATCGATTCACCGGGGTTAACCTCAGCTCCTGCCATTGCTCAGCGGGTCTTACAGTTGCTTGAGGAATTAGGAGTAGTCCTGGAGCCTAAGGCTGACTTTAATCCTCGACGACGGCCCATCACCACCTTCAGCCCACTGCAGCCGATGTCAGAGATTGTTGCCGATGTCAATCGCCCACCGGGAGATCCCCTGCGGATCGTGTGCCGCTGTGAGCAAGTCAGGGAGCAAACCATCGTCGATGCCATCCACCGGGGGATACCCATTAACAGCACCGATGCCATCAAACGCCGCACCCGGGCGGGAATGGGCGCCTGCCAAGGGTCCTTTTGCACGTCACGGGTCAAGGAGATTATTGCCAGGGAAAGGGGACTGGCTCCCGAGGAGATTTTTCTGCGGGGACGACAGTCGGGAGACTTTCCCGCCAGGATTTCCAGCCGTGAGCTGCGCCAAATCGCGCAAGGTCTGCAAGCTCCCAGACAGGACTAG